ccaaagaacgctgcgtgcgtagactgatttaccgaccctaaagattctctgctggttgatagagccttccgcggaccctgggaggggactattgaggggctggacccccatagtccccatTAATGTTGAGGATGGAACCCCAGGTTCATGGTAGGCATTCTACCATCTGAACTACATTTCCTTCCATCCCAGCTAGATCGTCCGGCTTCCGGCCGGCTTCTACTCTTGTCCCTCTTCATCCTGTCCTTCTCTCCTTCAGCTGAGACTTTACACTGCAGTTCTAGGAGaagtttttaaacatatttatttattttgggctttttgagaccagatcttcctatgtagctgtggcaggcctggaactcatagtaGACCTGGATGCCTTCAAATCCACAGAGAGCTCACCAGCAtctgtcccaagtgctgggattaaaggcatgtgcctggctccaggggaagaaaaaaaaatgttttttcctttttaaattttggttttgttatattttgagagagggtttcaggatgtagctcagctgtcttggaactcactctgtagaccaggctagcctggaactcaccgagatccacctgcctttatcttctgagtgctgggattaccacctGGCTTTCTAGGAGAAACTTTAATGCAGAACTAATTATGTTTCTTAACTTAAATCCTTATTGAATTTCATGGTTCTTGAATCTTTCACTCTTCGAGGTCTGTTTTCTTTCCATACATATTTgctaccccaccaccacctcctagcCATGCTAAATTCCTGAGTTATTAGCTTCTCACAGTTACCAAGCTCTCTCTTCCTGGCTTTGCATATGTCCCCTCCACCTGGAATGCTATTTCCTTCTATCCCCCTGACCACTTACCCAACATGttccttatggtgatattttatttgtgctgaaatgtgattttatttgtatgttaataaagttgcccgaggATCAGAGCTAAGGTAATAGACATtaagaagtctggtagtggtagcacatgcccttaatcggATCacaggcaggcagaatctctgtgtgttcaaggacacagccagcatggtgacagatgcctttaatctcagtaccaaccatagagacctggaggtctttatagacaggcagtgacaaagaggTCATgaggttgggtttagaaccaataagaaggcagaacaggaagtcaataaaaagacagacacacagccagtGGTTAGAAGGTggtcttagggctggagagatggctcagaggttaagagcactgactgctcttccagaggtcctgagttcaattcccagcaaccacatggtggctcacagccatctgtaatgagatctggtgccctcttctggcctgcagtcatacatgctgtataaataaataaatccaaaaaaaaaaaaaaaaaaagtggtcttAGCTACTTACTGTTCTCAatctcagggctttttttttttttttttttggtttttcgagacagggtttctctgtgtagctttgcgcctttcctggagctcacttggtagcccaagctggcctcgaactcacagagatccgcctggctctgcctcccgagtgctgggattaaaggcgtgcgccaccaacgccggcAATCTCAGGGCTTTTAcctctgcatttttttcttttttcttttttttaaagatttacttattatgtatacagtattctgcctacatgcgtccctgcaggccagaagagggcaccagatctcattacaggtggttgtagctgggaattcaggacctctggaagaacagtcagtgctcttaaccgccgagccatctctccagcccctctgtgtttcttatttaagaagaCTGTTTAGAATTGCATCTACAGTTCCTAGTTCTTTAATTCTTCACCTTTAAAGTCACATTTCTACTCCTAAACTGAGTAAGGTTTCCCTGCCTAGGTTATAGTAACCCCTACTTacctttttgttgtgttttctaaTAACCGTCTCAGGCTGTccatactttttgtttttcaagacagaatttctctgtcaaatagccttggctgtcctggaacttgtgctGTAGActctgctggccttgaacccacagagatccgcctgcctctgctaggatgaaaggcctgcgccaccatcacccgtcTACCCATTCTTATTCAACACTACTCCGAGTTATCATAGTGCCTCCTGGTACACGGTGGCCTCTCAGTGAGGAGTTATTGAAGTCTAAAGCAAAAACACCAGTTATGAAAAGTTTTGAGTACCACTTACATCAAGTCACTGGTCCAGCTCAGGGGTTACCATAGCAACAAGGCAAGCTTTCCGCCGTCGCGGAGTTTTCATATAATGTAGCTGAAGGCATGTTCACCCGGACTAAGGGACTGGGGCTGTGAAGGTGGAGAACTGCTGCTGGCTGGCACTTCTTGCTAGAGCCATGTAAGTGGGTTGGAAGAAGGGGAGCCTTCTCTTTAAATGAAGGAAAGACACGAACAGATACAGCAGTAATACCCAGTGTCAGCTGGCTAGAAGCTATAACTACtcatctacttaaaaaaaaaaaaaaaaaaagccaaccaaagAAAAACTCCATAAAACACTTAGATTAAAGGCTAAATTAAAACCTGGAAGAAGACTGGCACATTCTAGTTGCAGTGAGTGTTGTTGAATAGTAATGACTAGTTCTgacctctccccaccctccccccttTGATTTTAACTAGCTAAAAGAGAACGTTGAGCAGCTCTTCATGAAATTTGTGGATGAGGGGAAAGCCACTATCCGGTTAAAGGAGCCTCCCGTGGACATCTGTCTGAGTAAGGTAGGGTATTGAAAACAGTAACAGAAAATACACAAGCTAGGTGCAGCATcgaatgcttgtaatcccagcactcagaagcgaaggcaggagaatttctgtaAGCCCAAGTCTAGTGTGATCTACATGTCAAGTTCTTGGCCATCCTAAAGTACACAGGGAGAcgatatacaaaaacaaaaactaaaaagaaagatcGCTTGGCTCTTAAAGCATCGTGATGGCCCACATAGCAGTTAGAGACAGATTcttgcaggggtgtgtgtgtgtgtgtgtgtgtgtgtgttgtgtttgtttgagatagggtcttaggtagcccaagctgacctaaaACTGAGagcagtcctgcctcaacttccccagtgctgggattacaggcctgagccaccacatagAGCTTTCCAGTATCTGTCATTATTGCTTCTGTTAATacgttttacatttctttttatgtgtgtcttAGTCACCGTtggattgctgtgaagagacaccatgaccatggcaacccttatgaAAGGAAGCATTTCgtttggggcttgtttacagtctcagaggcttagtccatcaccgtggcagagagcatggcggcatgcagatAGTGCTACCACAGGATCTGGGGCCCTTACATCCTCATCTCTGAtctgtgggcagagagaaagagagtcccAGACTgagaccattgtgagctgcctaacatgggtgcagagaactgaacctgggtcctcagcaagagcagcaagtgctcttaactgctgggccacctcacCGGCCCCACACTTACATATCTGTACATGGGTGAGGTCTAAGGACAGCCTTCAACAGTAGGTTCTCTCCTGCTGTGTGGGTTTCAAGGATTGAACTCGGGAGGTCATGCTtaacagcaagcacctttacccactgaccctcTCACTGCCCCCTAAAACTTCGAAAGTTAAAATTTAGACCAAGTACTAAAGTATTTTTTACAAAAGACGATTACATAGCCTGTGTATGCAAGTGTgggatttttttaaggaaagaactAACACTTTGAAGTATCTAAAATGGGATTAATAATTgcataacttatttttatttactcaggCTAATCCTGGCAGTTTAAAGAGTTTTCTTTCGGCTTTGAGACTGGCTCATAGAGGCTGTGATGTCAGCATACCACTTTCAACACCCACACCAGTGAAGACTTCagaatttgaaaaatttaaaaccaaaatgGTTATCACATCCAAAAAGGACTATCCTCTGAGCACGAGCTTTCCATGTTCTCTGGAACATCTTCAGGCTTCTCACTGTAGACTTGCCCGACTCGACATGCGCATACTCTGCTTAAAAAACCTGAGGAGGTTAGACCTGAGTCACAACTGCATAACAAAGCTTCCAGCTACGGTTGGAGACCTCACCCACCTCCGAGAGCTGAGCCTCAAGGACAATCACCTGGAGTCATTTCCCGGGTCCTTGTGTCAGTCCACACTCCGGAAGTCACTTCAGATTCTGGACCTCAGCCAGAACAAACTCAAGGCACTTCCTGTGCAGTTCTGCCAACTTCGGGAACTCACACATTTAAACCTCAACGATAATGAGTTGATTCAGTTTCCTTTCAAGATAGGACAGCTAAAAAACCTTCGTTTTCTGGCAGCAGCTCGAAATAAACTTACAATTCTACCTTGTGGTTTTAGGACGCTCTCCTTAGAGTACTTGGATCTTTTCGGAAATACTTTTGAAAAGCCAGGAGTCCTTCCGATTATAAAGCTTCAAGTGCCATTAACTTTACTGGAGTCTTCTGCACGCGCAGTCCTATCCAATAGGTAAGCCTTTCAGCCATAAAATACGGTGCTCTGGTAGCATCCCAATATTCTGATGGCACTCAGAGTAATAGTCTTATTGGGTTTCTTAACTTTTAGGTTTTTGGTGGAGCCAGGGGATAGTGGGGGCATGTATGATGCCACAGCATTTGGAggtcaggacaaccagggatgttacactgagaaaccctgtcttggaaaatcaaaacaaaacaacagcaaccctCCCAATGTCGTGCACAGCCTGACCCCTTGCTCCAGTGGCCTTCATGTTCTTTACCCGCTTGGAATCTCAGCTCACTCCCTTCCTTGGTTCTCTACCCTCATGTCTTTGCAGAAAGATCTCACCTGCCCACCCTATTGTGAGTTTTAGTCTCTGTTATATGGCTTACTTTGCTGTTATGGTACTTTTTACTTGccattttatgtttctttaacaTTTATTCGCTATCAGTTTTTCTCACAAGAATTGAAGATtcgttagctgggtggtggtgatggtgcacgtctttaatcccagcactcactatTTCTTACCTGTATATTAAATGCTTtatctttgggctggagagatgactcagtggtcagAGAGCTCtgactgctttttcagagaacccaggttcagttcccagcacccacatagggaAGCTCACAATCACCCATaactagttccagaggatctggtccACTCTatacacactcacaggcacacatacattgCACGTTCATATAAtcaggccaaacattcatacacataaaataaaaataaatcttattttaaatatgctgTCATGTGTTCCTGGCTTATAGACATGGCTGGATGACTATATAGCACCATTTCTCAAAATATAGTGCCCTGAGCAGATGAAACAGCATCAAGCAGATCAGGTAGGAACTTGGTAAGAGTTCCTTAACAAGTTTATATATTCCCAAAACCTACAGAATCAGGAATTTTCAGAATGGGGACTAGTTCTGTTTTACTAAGAtctccaggtgattctaatgCACCCAGAAGTTTGAGGATTCCATCCAATCTGGCACAATAGTGAAGTGTGGTTTATTCAGCCAGACTTGAGTTGGACTGCTGGCTTCACCCATTTGGATGACTTTAGCATATTAGTTAACTTCTTAATCTCATCTGAAATTGGAATAATAATATCCACTTTACAGAATTTTGAGACTAAATGAGCTAATGTTACACCAAAACAGTTTGTACCTGAAGGACTCAGTAACTGATGGTTCTCTTCCTGTAAACACTAAACTGCAGTTGGTTTCAGGAAATGAACTCCATtgactgggtttttgttttctttggttgtcCATGTTTCTGTCATACAGATGTGGAAGCTTAGGAAGTGAACTAGCCTAGTTAGTGTCAACTGTCAACTTcacacagtctagaatcacctgaaaaGAAGGGTCAGTTGAGTAATTAATTTTCTCTATCAGGTTAGTTTGTGAccatgtctgtgaaggattgtcttgattaGTAGTTGATACTGTGgagcccagcccagtgtgggtagCCCtgtctctgggcaggtggtccaagGCTGAATATGGAAGCTGGCTGAACATTAGCCAGAGCTAGCCAGTGAGTCAGCTGatgagcagtgttcctccgtggtttctgcttcaagctcctgctcaTTGATTTGACTGTGACCTAGAAGTATAACATGAAATAAGCCTTTTCCTTCCCTGAGCTGCCTTTTGATAGGGTGTCTGACACAGCAATAAGATGTAATTAGTAATTGAGTGCCTACAAAATAATAGAaagatgatattaaaaaaaaaaaaaacttgagtgtgtgtatgtacttatgCTCACATGAGTACACCTTAAATGTCAGGCTCAAGCATCATTCCTTAGTGGCCATCCATCTTACTTTTTTACAGATGGTCTTACTTTATCCAGAACTTACCAaggagactaggctggctgaccagggaACCCAGGAATCTGCCTATTCTCCCCGCCCTGCCTCCCAAGCCTTGAGATTACAAGTGTCCACTGCACCCAGACTTTGtctgtgggttctgtggatcaa
Above is a genomic segment from Peromyscus leucopus breed LL Stock chromosome 14, UCI_PerLeu_2.1, whole genome shotgun sequence containing:
- the Lrr1 gene encoding leucine-rich repeat protein 1 produces the protein MRLQCEVEVLSRHLPFLGLKSRGKGVRAVVSLCQPPRRSELQPGEGAEPGSRACLLVSTRKDKQGTCYELKENVEQLFMKFVDEGKATIRLKEPPVDICLSKANPGSLKSFLSALRLAHRGCDVSIPLSTPTPVKTSEFEKFKTKMVITSKKDYPLSTSFPCSLEHLQASHCRLARLDMRILCLKNLRRLDLSHNCITKLPATVGDLTHLRELSLKDNHLESFPGSLCQSTLRKSLQILDLSQNKLKALPVQFCQLRELTHLNLNDNELIQFPFKIGQLKNLRFLAAARNKLTILPCGFRTLSLEYLDLFGNTFEKPGVLPIIKLQVPLTLLESSARAVLSNRVPYGPHIIPFHLCGDLDSAKTCVCGRFCLESFIQGTTTINLQYVAHTVVLVDNMDRMEAPIISYFCSLTCYVNFSDLLK